In the Primulina eburnea isolate SZY01 unplaced genomic scaffold, ASM2296580v1 ctg739_ERROPOS11973397, whole genome shotgun sequence genome, one interval contains:
- the LOC140821787 gene encoding probable prolyl 4-hydroxylase 10, producing the protein MAKGRHQHYGRGATRKTGSSSTLVLSFLIMLSLLIVILLSLGILSFPGGTKGSPEAHDLSSITHNSRHSGDEDEENKDQWVEVISWEPRAFVFHNFLSKEECNYLISIAEPHMLKSTVVDSETGKSKDSRVRTSSGTFLTRGRDKIVRDIEKKIADFTFIPVEHGEGLQILHYEVGQKYEPHYDYFLDEFNTQNGGQRIATVLMYLSDVEEGGETVFPAAKGNVSSVPWWNELSECGKGGLSVKPRRGDALLFWSMTPDGTLDPSSLHGGCPVIKGNKWSSTKWMRVHEYKV; encoded by the exons GCAAGACGGGGTCGTCTTCAACTCTGGTGCTCTCGTTCTTGATAATGTTGTCGTTGCTTATTGTAATTCTGTTATCTCTCGGAATTCTATCATTTCCCGGCGGTACGAAGGGCTCTCCGGAAGCGCATGATCTCAGCTCCATAACCCACAATTCTCGTCACTC AGGTGATGAAGACGAGGAGAACAAAGATCAGTGGGTTGAAGTTATTTCTTGGGAGCCGAGAGCCTTTGTTTTCCACAATTTTTTG TCGAAAGAGGAATGTAATTATCTTATCAGCATCGCCGAGCCCCATATGCTAAAGTCCACTGTTGTTGACAGTGAGACTGGAAAAAGTAAAGATAGTAG AGTGCGAACTAGTTCTGGAACATTTCTTACTAGAGGAAGAGATAAAATTGTTAGGGACATTGAGAAAAAAATTGCAGATTTCACCTTCATACCTGTAG AGCACGGTGAGGGCCTTCAAATCCTTCATTACGAAGTAGGGCAAAAGTATGAGCCCCATTATGACTATTTTCTGGATGAGTTCAACACTCAGAATGGTGGTCAGCGCATTGCTACGGTTCTCATGTACCT ATCAGATGTAGAAGAAGGAGGTGAAACAGTATTTCCGGCTGCAAAAGGAAACGTTAGTTCCGTGCCTTGGTGGAATGAGCTCTCTGAATGTGGGAAAGGAGGACTCTCTGTTAAACCAAGAAGGGGTGATGCACTTCTTTTCTGGAGCATGACTCCCGACGGAACTTTAGACCCATCGAGTTTGCATG GTGGCTGTCCTGTCATCAAAGGAAACAAATGGTCGTCTACGAAATGGATGCGAGTGCACGAGTACAAAGTCTAA